Below is a window of Streptomyces spongiicola DNA.
CCGCGACCTCCGGCGGCGCCCAGCGCACCAGCAGCGACCCCTGGAGCACCAGCGCCATCCGCTCGGCGAGCCGCCGCGCCCGCACCTCGGCGGACTCCAGTTCCGCCAGTTCCGCCAGCATCCCCCTGATCGCTCCGTCCAGCCGGTGGTCGGCGCCCCGGGCCAGGCCCACCTCACGGAGGAAGGCGTCCAGCGGCACCGGCTCCCGCCCGCCCCGCCCCGCGGTCCCGGGGGCACCCCGCAGCGCCCGCAGCACGTCCAGCGCCTGGATGTTGCCCGACCCCTCCCACACGGAGTTGAGCGGCGACTCGCGCAGCAGCCGCGGCATGCCCGACTCCTCCACGTAGCCGTTCCCGCCCAGGCACTCCAGCGCCTCGGCCACCACCGGGGTGCACCGCTTGGTGACCCAGTACTTGGCCGCCGGCACCGCGAGCCGCAGCAGCGCCCGCTCCGACTCCGAACCCCGGCCGGCGGCGTCGTACGCCGCGGCCAGGCGCATCGCCAGCACCGTCGCCGCCTCCGACTCCACCGCCAGGTCGGCCAGCACGTTGCGCATCAGCGGTTTGTCGGCGAGCGGCCCGCCGAACGCCTGCCGGTACGAGGCGTGGTGGACGGCCTGCGCCACGGCCTGCCGCATCAGGGCCGCCGAGCCGAGCACGCAGTCCAGCCGGGTCGCCGCCACCATCTCGATGATGGTGGCCACCCCGCGCCCCTCCTCGCCGACCCGCCGCGCCCAGGTGCCGGCGAACTCCACCTCGGCGGACGCGTTGGACCGGTTGCCCAGCTTCTCCTTGAGCCGCTGGATCGCGAACACGTTCCGCGTCCCGTCGTCCAGCACCCGCGGCAGCAGGAAGCAGGTCAGCCCCCCGGGCGCCTGGGCCAGCACCAGGAACGCGTCGCTCATCGGCGCCGAGCAGAACCACTTGTGCCCGGTCAGCTCGTACTCCCCGGCGGCCGACAGCGGCACGGCGCGGGTGGCGGTCGCACGGACGTCGCTGCCGCCCTGCTTCTCCGTCATGCCCATTCCGAACAGCACGCCGGGCTTCCGCGCGGCAGGGCGCAGACCCTGCTCGTACACCTCCGACGTCAGCCGCGGCTCCCACTCCGCCGCGAGGTCCGGGTCGACGCGCAGCGCGGGCACCGCCGCGTGGGTCATCGACACCGGGCAGCCGTGCCCGG
It encodes the following:
- a CDS encoding acyl-CoA dehydrogenase family protein translates to MATSTHTVTNQPPPLVAYDVFTADRALAEAVERHLDPAVRAVARRELAELGRAAGSAQAQRWAVQADANPPVLRTHDRYGNRIDEVDFHPAWHRLLGRAVSSGLANAWGRPGGHVRRAAGFLVWSQAEAGHGCPVSMTHAAVPALRVDPDLAAEWEPRLTSEVYEQGLRPAARKPGVLFGMGMTEKQGGSDVRATATRAVPLSAAGEYELTGHKWFCSAPMSDAFLVLAQAPGGLTCFLLPRVLDDGTRNVFAIQRLKEKLGNRSNASAEVEFAGTWARRVGEEGRGVATIIEMVAATRLDCVLGSAALMRQAVAQAVHHASYRQAFGGPLADKPLMRNVLADLAVESEAATVLAMRLAAAYDAAGRGSESERALLRLAVPAAKYWVTKRCTPVVAEALECLGGNGYVEESGMPRLLRESPLNSVWEGSGNIQALDVLRALRGAPGTAGRGGREPVPLDAFLREVGLARGADHRLDGAIRGMLAELAELESAEVRARRLAERMALVLQGSLLVRWAPPEVADAFCASRLGGDWGSAFGTLPYGLDQAAIVDRARVEV